One genomic window of Streptomyces sp. NBC_01498 includes the following:
- a CDS encoding amino acid permease: protein MTSPQVDNPSHGPSRGPSTGTSEEGYERGLGSRQVQMIAIGGAIGVGLFMGAGANIAKAGPSIILMYALAGVVVFFIMRALGELLLYRPVSGSFAEYAREFLGPFFGYVTGWTYWLMWIVTGMAELTAAAIYIHFWFPAIPQWVSALVFLVVLFGVNLISVKIFGEVEFWFSMVKVTAIIGIIVIGLGVLTLGFSDAGATAATSNLWQHGGIFPNGIGSSLMTLQGVMFAYLAVELVGVTAGESENPEKTLPKAINTLPWRIIVFYVGALTVILAVVKWTEFSEGESPFVHAFARIGIPLGAGIVNFVVLTAALSSCNSGMYSTGRMLRDLAANKEAPGALGRLNSRRSPATGITASVALMGIGVVLNYLVPEKAFLYVTSVATAAGIWTWMMILISHIKYRSAVVAGRLPASPFPAPGGAALSWVALAFLSFVTCLIAYDSDSRISLYVGAVWALFLAGGWALLRRRSAELAAGGPGDPEGPYEPEYAKASD, encoded by the coding sequence ATGACCTCCCCACAGGTCGACAACCCCTCGCACGGCCCCTCGCGCGGTCCCTCCACCGGCACCTCGGAAGAGGGCTACGAACGCGGGCTCGGCAGCCGCCAGGTCCAGATGATCGCGATCGGCGGCGCCATCGGCGTCGGTCTCTTCATGGGCGCCGGCGCGAACATCGCCAAGGCCGGGCCGAGCATCATCCTCATGTACGCGCTGGCCGGCGTCGTCGTCTTCTTCATCATGCGGGCACTGGGCGAACTGCTGCTCTACCGGCCGGTCTCCGGCTCGTTCGCGGAGTACGCCCGCGAGTTCCTCGGCCCGTTCTTCGGGTACGTGACGGGCTGGACGTACTGGCTCATGTGGATCGTGACCGGCATGGCCGAGCTGACGGCGGCGGCGATCTACATCCACTTCTGGTTCCCCGCGATCCCGCAGTGGGTGAGCGCCCTGGTCTTCCTCGTGGTCCTCTTCGGCGTCAACCTGATCTCCGTCAAGATCTTCGGCGAGGTCGAGTTCTGGTTCTCGATGGTCAAGGTCACCGCCATCATCGGCATCATCGTCATCGGCCTCGGCGTGCTGACCCTCGGCTTCTCCGACGCGGGCGCGACCGCCGCCACGAGCAATCTCTGGCAGCACGGCGGCATCTTCCCCAACGGCATCGGCTCCAGTCTGATGACCCTCCAGGGCGTGATGTTCGCCTACCTCGCCGTCGAACTCGTCGGTGTCACGGCGGGCGAGTCCGAGAACCCGGAGAAGACCCTCCCCAAGGCCATCAACACGCTGCCCTGGCGCATCATCGTCTTCTACGTCGGCGCGCTCACCGTGATCCTCGCCGTCGTGAAGTGGACCGAGTTCAGCGAGGGCGAGAGCCCGTTCGTGCACGCCTTCGCCAGGATCGGCATCCCGCTCGGCGCCGGGATCGTCAACTTCGTGGTGCTTACCGCCGCCCTGTCGTCCTGCAACTCCGGCATGTACTCCACCGGCCGCATGCTGCGCGACCTCGCCGCCAACAAGGAGGCCCCGGGCGCGCTGGGCCGGCTCAACTCCCGCCGTTCCCCGGCCACCGGCATCACCGCGTCCGTCGCGCTGATGGGCATCGGCGTCGTCCTCAACTACCTCGTCCCGGAGAAGGCGTTCCTGTACGTCACCTCCGTCGCCACCGCCGCCGGCATCTGGACCTGGATGATGATCCTGATCAGCCACATCAAGTACCGCTCCGCCGTGGTCGCCGGGCGCCTTCCGGCGTCCCCGTTCCCGGCGCCGGGCGGCGCGGCCCTGAGCTGGGTGGCGCTGGCCTTCCTCTCCTTCGTGACCTGTCTGATCGCGTACGACTCCGACTCCAGGATCTCGCTGTACGTCGGCGCGGTCTGGGCGCTGTTCCTGGCCGGCGGCTGGGCGCTGCTCAGGCGCCGCAGCGCGGAACTCGCGGCGGGCGGGCCGGGCGACCCGGAGGGCCCGTACGAGCCGGAGTACGCGAAGGCGTCGGACTGA
- the clpS gene encoding ATP-dependent Clp protease adapter ClpS produces MSVAPTEIERPESAQETFIVPEPDVPWLTIVHNDPVNLMSYVTYVFRTYFGYSKDKANSLMLDVHHKGRAVVSSGSREEMERDVQAMHGYGLWATLTQDRD; encoded by the coding sequence GTGAGTGTTGCCCCGACAGAGATCGAACGCCCCGAGTCGGCCCAGGAGACGTTCATCGTCCCGGAACCGGACGTGCCGTGGCTGACGATCGTCCACAACGACCCGGTCAACCTGATGAGTTACGTGACGTACGTCTTCCGGACGTACTTCGGCTATTCCAAGGACAAGGCAAACTCGCTGATGCTCGACGTCCACCACAAGGGCCGCGCCGTCGTCTCCAGCGGCAGCCGCGAGGAGATGGAACGCGACGTGCAGGCCATGCACGGATACGGCCTGTGGGCCACGCTCACCCAGGACCGCGACTGA
- a CDS encoding M67 family metallopeptidase, whose protein sequence is MLTITQALYDQIVAHARADHPDEACGVIAGPEGSDRPERFVPMLNAARSPTFYEFDSADLLKLYRELDDRDEEPVVVYHSHTATEAYPSRTDITYANEPGAHYVLVSTADTDGAGPFQFRSYRIVDGEVTEEDVRVV, encoded by the coding sequence ATGCTCACCATCACCCAGGCGCTGTACGACCAGATCGTCGCCCACGCGCGGGCCGACCACCCCGACGAGGCGTGCGGTGTGATCGCGGGCCCCGAGGGCAGCGACCGGCCCGAGCGCTTCGTCCCCATGCTCAACGCGGCGCGCTCGCCCACCTTCTACGAGTTCGACTCGGCGGACCTGCTCAAGCTCTACCGGGAGCTGGACGACCGGGACGAGGAACCGGTGGTCGTCTACCACTCGCACACGGCGACCGAGGCGTACCCCTCCCGTACGGACATCACCTACGCCAACGAGCCCGGCGCCCACTACGTCCTGGTCTCCACCGCCGACACCGACGGCGCGGGCCCCTTCCAGTTCCGCTCCTACCGCATCGTGGACGGCGAGGTCACCGAGGAGGAC
- a CDS encoding DUF2017 domain-containing protein, translating to MAGQFEAIPGGGAAVALDEVEISILRSLAVQLLELIGPGDEPAQGEDPLAALFAEGPSEPPSDPALARLFPDAYGFGDETDEQLREYASEFRRFTENDLRTRKREDGLAVVRGLDALSAAGEGGAVLKLTPDDCRHWLGVLNDLRLTIASRLDITDEDEGEGLYRLPDSDPRKPMVMAYLWLGALQETLVETMMP from the coding sequence ATGGCCGGGCAGTTCGAGGCGATCCCCGGCGGGGGCGCCGCCGTCGCGCTCGACGAGGTCGAGATCTCCATCCTGCGCTCCCTCGCCGTCCAGCTCCTGGAGTTGATCGGCCCCGGCGACGAACCGGCCCAGGGCGAGGACCCGCTGGCCGCGCTCTTCGCGGAGGGGCCCAGCGAGCCGCCGTCCGACCCCGCGCTGGCCCGGCTGTTCCCGGACGCGTACGGGTTCGGCGACGAGACCGACGAACAACTGCGCGAGTACGCCTCGGAGTTCAGGCGCTTCACCGAGAACGACCTGCGCACCCGCAAGCGCGAGGACGGTCTCGCGGTCGTACGCGGTCTCGACGCGCTGTCCGCCGCGGGCGAGGGCGGAGCCGTACTGAAGCTGACGCCGGACGACTGCCGGCACTGGCTCGGTGTGCTCAACGACCTGCGGCTGACGATCGCCAGCCGGCTGGACATCACCGACGAGGACGAGGGCGAGGGCCTGTACCGGCTGCCGGACTCCGATCCGCGCAAGCCGATGGTGATGGCCTATCTGTGGCTCGGGGCGCTCCAGGAGACGCTGGTCGAGACGATGATGCCCTGA